In the genome of Nonlabens sp. MB-3u-79, one region contains:
- a CDS encoding PhnA domain-containing protein, translated as MSDLGKQLEERSGNTCEICAATDTLEVKVSLEAYEVPDSPKNVKDTAIFACETCRMQLKGESEVEPNHWRALNDSMWSTVPAVQVVAYRMLDQLRPEGWPVDLIDMMYMEEDTKQWAEDGIQRGPKIVHKDANGNILHRGDSIVILKDLDVKGSSLIAKRGTAVRNISLVHENANQIEGKVGPTQVVLLTQFVKKTSKEE; from the coding sequence ATGTCAGACTTAGGTAAACAATTAGAAGAGCGATCAGGAAATACTTGTGAGATTTGCGCTGCAACAGATACTTTAGAAGTTAAGGTGAGCCTAGAGGCATACGAAGTTCCAGATTCTCCTAAAAACGTGAAGGACACGGCTATTTTTGCCTGTGAGACCTGTAGAATGCAGTTAAAAGGAGAATCAGAAGTAGAGCCCAACCATTGGCGTGCGCTTAATGATTCTATGTGGAGTACAGTACCTGCAGTTCAAGTTGTAGCCTATAGAATGCTCGATCAATTGCGACCTGAAGGCTGGCCAGTAGATCTTATAGACATGATGTATATGGAAGAGGATACCAAACAATGGGCTGAAGATGGTATCCAACGTGGACCAAAAATTGTTCATAAGGATGCCAACGGTAACATTCTTCACAGAGGGGATAGCATTGTAATTCTAAAGGATTTAGATGTAAAAGGCTCTAGTCTTATTGCAAAACGTGGTACAGCGGTACGTAATATTTCTCTAGTTCATGAGAACGCAAATCAAATTGAAGGTAAAGTAGGTCCTACTCAAGTAGTTCTATTGACTCAGTTTGTAAAGAAAACTTCTAAGGAAGAGTAA
- a CDS encoding ABC transporter permease, with amino-acid sequence MIGLLRQNINIAQQSIKGQLLRTILTIIIIAIGITALVGILSAVNALSTTLNSGFSGIGTNTFYVQQYARSFQSRGGNKRTKVNPIINYRQVVEFEKNYTTPLTQVGVSFQASTSAEVKSEDRKTKPEVIITGVNEYYAENAGIQLGEGRMFSSLDISNNSKVCVIGSDMQEDLFQGFNPIDKTLSIRGHKFTVIGILEEKGSTFGNNVDLRILIPMEAARGIYTSPNINYDLSVKVFEQNFMEKAKDDALVLMRNIRGLNPIEEENFGIVQSDQLLGNLNQITSSLNIAAIIISLITIFGSSIALMNIMLVSVTERTREIGVRKALGAKRSTISWQFFIETFLISQYGSILGILLGMLIGYAVSAGFEIPFEIPWNAIIAATIVSVLIAFASGVIPAIKAAKLDPIEALRYE; translated from the coding sequence ATGATAGGATTACTACGCCAAAATATAAATATCGCACAGCAAAGCATCAAAGGACAGCTATTGCGCACCATCTTAACCATCATAATCATCGCTATAGGTATTACTGCTCTTGTAGGGATCTTAAGCGCTGTGAATGCACTTTCTACTACTTTAAACAGTGGATTCTCAGGAATAGGTACCAATACTTTTTATGTACAGCAATACGCCCGTAGTTTTCAAAGTCGTGGTGGTAATAAAAGAACAAAAGTAAATCCCATTATCAATTACCGACAAGTAGTAGAGTTTGAGAAAAACTATACAACACCTTTAACACAGGTAGGCGTTTCTTTTCAAGCCAGTACTAGCGCCGAGGTAAAAAGTGAAGACCGAAAAACCAAACCAGAAGTGATTATTACTGGAGTCAATGAGTATTATGCAGAAAACGCGGGGATCCAACTAGGCGAAGGACGTATGTTCTCGTCTCTAGATATATCCAATAATTCTAAAGTTTGCGTTATAGGAAGTGACATGCAGGAAGATCTGTTCCAAGGATTTAATCCAATTGACAAAACCCTAAGTATTAGAGGTCATAAATTTACCGTTATTGGAATTCTAGAAGAAAAAGGTTCTACCTTCGGTAATAATGTAGACTTAAGAATCCTTATTCCTATGGAAGCGGCAAGAGGTATTTATACCTCTCCTAATATCAATTATGATTTAAGCGTCAAGGTATTTGAGCAAAATTTTATGGAAAAGGCAAAAGACGATGCGCTTGTTTTAATGCGAAATATCAGGGGTCTCAATCCTATTGAAGAAGAGAATTTTGGAATCGTACAAAGCGATCAGCTTTTAGGGAACTTAAATCAAATTACTTCTTCTTTAAATATTGCCGCTATTATCATTAGTCTGATTACCATTTTCGGTTCTTCGATTGCATTGATGAATATCATGTTAGTGTCGGTTACCGAGCGCACTCGCGAAATAGGAGTTAGAAAAGCTCTTGGTGCCAAACGCAGTACGATTTCATGGCAATTTTTTATTGAGACCTTTTTAATTAGTCAGTACGGCAGTATATTAGGTATTCTGTTAGGAATGCTTATCGGATATGCTGTTTCTGCAGGCTTTGAAATCCCCTTTGAGATCCCGTGGAATGCGATTATTGCTGCAACTATTGTTTCTGTTTTAATTGCTTTTGCTTCTGGTGTTATTCCGGCAATAAAAGCGGCCAAACTAGACCCTATTGAGGCGTTGCGTTATGAGTAA
- the hisS gene encoding histidine--tRNA ligase, producing the protein MAQKPSIPKGTRDFSPLEVQRRQYIMKIIQRHFELYGFMPIETPSFENSDTLMGKYGEEGDRLIFKILNSGEYLKKADPDLLETGKENQLTAQISEKALRYDLTVPFARYVVQNQNDISFPFKRYQMQNVWRADRPQKGRFREFTQCDADVVGSNSLFQEVELVQLYDAVFTNLKLNACTIKINNRKVLAGIAEVMGAEDKLIDFTVALDKLDKIGKQKVQEEMLSRGIDQQAIDVLDPVFSLSGSYAEKIASMKELLHNSEIGLKGIEELEFINTSITQMPLKSAVLDLDITLARGLNYYTGCIFEVAAPEGVAMGSIGGGGRYDDLTGIFGLKDVSGVGISFGLDRIYLVMEQLGLFPDSVRAGVEVLFINFGMKEAQYCSLWLSRFRESGIKSELYPDAAKMKKQMSYADRNVIPYVIFAGEDEIATGKLNLKNMVNGEQSLLTPEEIISKLS; encoded by the coding sequence ATGGCACAGAAACCATCCATTCCAAAAGGTACAAGAGATTTTAGTCCGCTAGAAGTACAACGCAGGCAGTATATCATGAAGATCATCCAGCGCCATTTTGAGCTGTACGGTTTCATGCCTATTGAAACTCCTAGCTTTGAGAACTCTGATACGTTGATGGGTAAATACGGTGAAGAAGGTGATCGATTGATATTTAAGATTTTAAATAGTGGGGAATACCTAAAAAAGGCAGATCCAGACCTGTTGGAAACTGGAAAAGAAAATCAACTGACCGCCCAGATTTCTGAAAAGGCATTGAGATACGATCTTACGGTACCTTTTGCACGTTATGTAGTTCAAAATCAAAACGACATTAGCTTTCCTTTTAAGAGGTATCAAATGCAAAATGTATGGCGGGCAGATCGCCCACAGAAAGGGCGTTTTAGAGAATTCACCCAATGCGATGCAGATGTAGTAGGAAGTAACTCCCTCTTTCAAGAAGTAGAGTTGGTGCAGTTGTATGATGCTGTTTTTACAAACTTAAAACTGAATGCGTGCACTATAAAAATCAATAACCGCAAAGTTCTTGCTGGTATTGCTGAGGTAATGGGAGCAGAAGACAAGCTCATAGACTTTACAGTTGCATTAGATAAGCTGGATAAAATAGGAAAGCAAAAGGTACAGGAAGAAATGCTGTCCAGAGGAATCGATCAACAAGCGATTGATGTTTTGGATCCTGTTTTCTCTCTTTCTGGATCTTATGCAGAAAAGATTGCGAGCATGAAAGAATTGCTCCATAATTCTGAAATAGGATTAAAAGGCATCGAAGAGCTGGAATTTATAAATACTTCTATCACTCAAATGCCTTTAAAAAGTGCCGTTCTGGATCTTGATATTACGCTTGCCCGAGGTTTGAATTATTACACAGGATGTATTTTTGAAGTCGCTGCTCCAGAAGGAGTTGCTATGGGAAGTATAGGTGGTGGCGGCCGTTATGATGATTTAACGGGAATCTTTGGATTAAAAGATGTGAGTGGTGTTGGAATCAGTTTTGGACTGGATCGCATCTACTTAGTTATGGAACAATTAGGCCTTTTTCCAGATTCTGTAAGAGCAGGAGTAGAGGTGTTGTTTATTAATTTTGGGATGAAAGAAGCGCAGTATTGTTCTTTGTGGTTGTCTCGCTTTCGCGAAAGCGGAATCAAATCAGAACTCTATCCTGATGCTGCAAAAATGAAGAAGCAAATGAGTTATGCAGATCGAAATGTGATTCCTTATGTGATTTTTGCTGGTGAAGACGAAATAGCTACAGGAAAACTGAATCTAAAGAATATGGTTAATGGCGAACAATCGCTGCTGACCCCCGAAGAGATTATATCAAAGTTGTCCTAA
- a CDS encoding LamG-like jellyroll fold domain-containing protein produces MQKFTLSTLWKIIMFISVALYSFSSIAQTSQVNLDISWPAYSGENYILIFDPSGTEIARYCNPAQCYNGSALAYYATINLGCLSDGNDYRARLYDSQNDGWDGGGTATITSGGNVVLSTGLNSGQSGSYFNFNVNGGGCGAAAPEVAVLGNGVIISDNDTTPSTTDATNLGTADGTTSISVTYTIENTGTANLDLSGTPINITGTNAGDFSITDQPVATITPGSSDTFTVEFSRATTGTSNAIISFTSNDADETNYNFDITAVSAGPVSTLYFENFDDGASGWSPSTTGGFQFSLGTVTNEKGEGDYWYTDNWNDYPSNKSATVTSPIISTLGYTDLKFYIDFRTNTNDNKDGMRVQYSDDGGSTWITLGSDTTGVNWYNSTDVDGFANNADAWTGDNSSLTSSLSRFEEATHILPSSVENNANLRIRIAFASDGSTPTDDGALFDNIIITGRKTITDNAIDGPADVNDNLTLWLRSQDIPSTDGALLPLWEDQALDNDAFEIPANAPVYANNTTNNINFNATVAFDRTQQQHLRGKGGYNSNDYWIVVRSTIDMTGQLAGETMLLGAKCAPVNPAKDPSGLGWGPVSVRFDDEVIAHSVGTVSETNPADGSYGRSFSDATGTFDDVHILNVKNNPANNQTEIYLNGRKIDNQTGVTQVSRETLNFSSFTNKPFYIGAGRYQLNGLPFETHLNGEITEVFSYRDRKSNAVQQRIYSYLAIKNGVSLHNPTSTLDDHRADWDYLDSDDNIVWNYAANTNFNFDVAAIGRDDKSELVQKQSKSENSTSIVAVALNRVEDLGTQNTQIFENDKDFLFWGHNGQDINANSTIINHDVGVSNAVLTNITRMNRVWKIEEQTSTDIATTELRVATTDFVGLPALTANRKYVLMMADDETFTTGLETRFFVNDGIYERASYNFDAIKYFTLAVSDVMFEDRSVDFDGVDDHIIVDNPQGLGSTFSASAWILSEGANSTNTERTIVAKRANGTGFQLSLRNDNRITLRWNGSSLEEIISNTSLSDGVWRHIGFSYDGSTAKIYIDGVLDIEATLSAPVPDGNLLGIGARIDEDETAYDLFHGEIDEIRMWNKALTENQIRFIMNQELIENANLVSGKTVPSTITKNELDGLSWTSLSAYYSMNSFIGTSLNDESVNEGYGRMANESYFELKTQSAPLPYKSIGAGDWENTSSWENGSVLYTPGSTRVINGIVEKINWNIVKTNNEVTITNSDITLLGLFVESNEMNVDNDHGLTITHVLDLQGSIDLKGESQLIQTTDSDLLSTTTGFIERDQQGTGVTYDYNYWSSPVSITNNNTANNGYTLAESLKDGTLVDNPRDLNWTTTSVTDGTAGDATTAATLSGRWLYKYGNLTSGVYANWQYVGPNGAMKAGEGFTMKGTGATGEQNYAFVGKPNNGDIDLPINSGNDYLIGNPYPSALDAHEFILDNPNLDGTLYFWEHWGGGTHILASYQGGYAMYNFSGGVSTATYGTSNPDVNQGGIATKRPERFIPVAQGFFVSGITNGTIKFRNDQRQFVTESSGNSLFVAAPGSDAGSNAYADYNNYNDPRPKIRLGFDSPSTIHRQLLLTIDPNASMNYDHAFDGVQIGVQMEDMAFILGNKNLSIQGINNLDATVELPLMVKMQAEGTMNIKLDDIKNIDPTQQIFLKDAVLGTYTDLMIGMYTSPRLVAGTNTTRYSIVFNNPTTLSNEDVALAESNLVVYTPNGMDTLNIKKGQEITIESIALTNMLGQQVQNWDVRNQDGIITVSTQNIARGNYIVVMETNYGMQSRKVIIQ; encoded by the coding sequence ATGCAAAAATTTACTCTTTCTACCCTTTGGAAAATTATAATGTTCATATCTGTTGCTTTATATTCCTTTTCGAGTATTGCACAAACGAGTCAAGTTAATTTAGATATAAGTTGGCCAGCTTATTCTGGTGAAAACTATATATTAATATTTGATCCTTCTGGAACTGAAATAGCCAGGTATTGTAACCCTGCTCAGTGTTATAATGGGTCGGCGCTTGCTTATTATGCAACTATCAATTTAGGTTGTTTATCAGACGGGAATGATTACAGAGCCAGATTATATGATAGCCAAAATGATGGCTGGGATGGCGGTGGTACAGCTACTATTACTTCAGGTGGAAACGTAGTCCTTAGCACTGGTTTAAACAGTGGTCAAAGCGGTTCCTATTTTAACTTTAACGTAAATGGAGGTGGTTGTGGTGCTGCTGCGCCTGAAGTAGCTGTTTTAGGAAATGGAGTTATTATTTCTGATAACGACACCACTCCAAGTACTACTGATGCTACTAATTTAGGTACTGCTGACGGAACTACGAGTATCTCAGTTACCTACACTATAGAGAATACAGGAACTGCAAATTTAGATCTTTCAGGTACTCCTATTAATATAACTGGAACAAACGCTGGAGACTTTAGCATTACAGATCAACCTGTTGCAACCATTACTCCTGGAAGTTCAGACACCTTTACCGTAGAGTTCTCACGTGCTACTACTGGAACAAGTAATGCAATAATTAGTTTCACTTCAAATGATGCAGATGAGACAAATTATAATTTTGACATTACAGCGGTTTCAGCTGGACCAGTTTCTACTTTATACTTCGAAAATTTTGATGATGGCGCATCTGGATGGAGTCCTTCAACAACAGGTGGGTTTCAATTTAGCTTAGGAACTGTTACTAACGAAAAAGGAGAAGGAGACTATTGGTATACTGATAACTGGAACGATTACCCTTCTAATAAATCGGCTACGGTAACCAGCCCTATCATTTCTACTTTAGGATATACCGACCTTAAATTTTACATAGATTTTAGAACAAATACCAACGACAACAAGGATGGTATGAGAGTTCAATACAGTGATGACGGTGGATCTACATGGATCACATTAGGTTCAGATACTACAGGTGTGAATTGGTATAATTCTACAGATGTAGATGGGTTTGCTAACAATGCAGATGCGTGGACAGGAGACAACTCTAGCTTAACCTCTTCTTTAAGTAGATTTGAAGAAGCTACACATATATTACCTAGCTCAGTTGAAAACAATGCTAATCTTAGAATTAGAATTGCTTTTGCTAGCGATGGTTCTACTCCTACAGATGATGGAGCATTATTTGACAATATTATCATCACTGGTAGAAAAACAATAACAGATAATGCTATTGATGGACCAGCTGATGTAAATGATAATTTGACACTTTGGTTGAGATCTCAAGATATTCCATCCACTGATGGAGCACTATTACCATTATGGGAAGATCAAGCACTAGATAACGATGCTTTTGAAATACCTGCAAACGCACCAGTGTATGCTAACAATACGACTAATAACATCAACTTTAACGCTACCGTTGCTTTTGATAGAACCCAACAACAACACTTAAGAGGTAAAGGAGGGTATAACTCTAACGATTACTGGATTGTGGTACGCAGTACTATAGATATGACGGGGCAACTAGCGGGTGAAACCATGCTTCTAGGAGCAAAATGCGCTCCTGTTAACCCAGCAAAAGATCCTTCTGGATTAGGTTGGGGACCCGTATCAGTAAGATTTGATGATGAAGTTATTGCTCATAGTGTTGGTACTGTTTCTGAAACAAATCCAGCAGATGGTAGTTATGGAAGATCATTCTCTGACGCTACTGGAACATTTGATGATGTACACATCCTCAATGTGAAAAATAATCCAGCAAACAATCAAACAGAAATCTATTTGAATGGACGTAAAATTGACAATCAAACTGGAGTAACTCAAGTTTCTAGAGAAACCTTAAACTTTTCTAGCTTTACCAACAAACCTTTTTATATAGGCGCAGGGCGTTACCAATTAAATGGGTTACCATTTGAAACGCACTTAAATGGGGAAATAACTGAAGTTTTTAGTTACCGAGATAGAAAATCTAATGCCGTACAACAAAGAATATATTCTTATTTAGCAATCAAAAATGGTGTATCACTTCACAACCCTACGAGTACATTAGATGACCACAGAGCTGATTGGGATTATCTTGATTCTGATGATAATATTGTGTGGAACTACGCTGCTAACACGAACTTCAACTTTGATGTTGCTGCAATAGGACGCGATGATAAATCAGAATTGGTTCAAAAGCAATCTAAAAGTGAAAACTCTACGAGTATAGTAGCTGTAGCTTTAAATCGCGTAGAAGACTTAGGAACGCAAAACACCCAGATCTTTGAAAATGATAAAGACTTTTTATTCTGGGGTCATAATGGACAAGATATCAATGCCAACAGTACAATAATAAATCACGATGTTGGTGTTTCAAATGCAGTGTTGACTAACATTACGAGAATGAACCGTGTATGGAAGATAGAGGAGCAAACCTCTACTGATATAGCAACTACAGAGTTAAGAGTTGCTACCACTGATTTTGTTGGTCTACCAGCCTTAACAGCAAATAGAAAATATGTGCTTATGATGGCAGATGATGAAACCTTTACTACTGGTCTGGAAACAAGATTCTTCGTAAACGATGGAATCTATGAAAGAGCTTCTTACAACTTTGATGCAATTAAGTATTTCACTCTTGCTGTTTCTGATGTGATGTTTGAAGATAGAAGTGTTGATTTTGACGGTGTAGATGATCATATTATCGTAGACAACCCACAAGGTTTAGGAAGTACTTTTTCAGCAAGTGCATGGATTTTAAGTGAAGGTGCAAACAGCACCAACACAGAAAGAACCATAGTTGCAAAAAGAGCAAATGGAACTGGTTTTCAACTTTCTCTTAGAAATGACAATCGTATTACTTTAAGATGGAACGGCAGCTCGTTAGAAGAAATAATTTCTAATACGTCTTTAAGTGACGGTGTATGGAGACATATAGGTTTCTCATATGACGGTAGTACTGCAAAAATCTATATTGATGGTGTGTTGGACATTGAAGCAACACTCTCTGCTCCTGTTCCAGATGGAAATTTATTAGGTATAGGTGCTAGAATAGATGAAGATGAAACCGCTTACGATCTTTTCCATGGAGAAATTGACGAAATCAGAATGTGGAACAAGGCCTTAACTGAAAATCAAATCAGATTCATCATGAATCAAGAATTAATTGAAAATGCCAACCTTGTTTCTGGTAAAACTGTTCCAAGCACCATCACTAAAAATGAATTGGATGGATTGAGTTGGACGAGCTTATCTGCTTATTACAGTATGAATAGTTTTATTGGAACTTCTTTAAATGACGAATCAGTTAATGAAGGATATGGTAGAATGGCAAATGAGAGTTACTTTGAATTGAAAACTCAATCCGCTCCATTACCATATAAATCTATAGGTGCCGGTGACTGGGAAAATACTTCTAGCTGGGAAAATGGTTCTGTTCTTTATACCCCAGGAAGTACTCGTGTCATCAATGGAATCGTAGAAAAAATAAACTGGAACATTGTGAAAACTAATAATGAGGTTACTATTACAAATTCAGATATAACCTTACTAGGCTTATTTGTAGAAAGCAATGAAATGAATGTTGATAACGATCATGGACTTACTATAACTCACGTTCTTGATCTTCAAGGCTCCATTGATCTTAAGGGAGAATCTCAATTAATTCAAACTACAGACAGTGATTTATTAAGTACCACCACTGGATTTATCGAAAGAGATCAACAAGGTACTGGGGTAACATATGACTATAACTACTGGTCTTCTCCAGTGAGTATTACTAATAATAACACTGCTAATAATGGCTACACACTAGCTGAGTCTCTTAAAGATGGAACTCTAGTAGACAACCCTAGAGATTTAAACTGGACCACTACCAGTGTGACAGATGGTACCGCAGGAGATGCAACTACCGCAGCTACTCTATCTGGAAGATGGTTGTACAAATATGGAAACTTAACTAGTGGCGTATATGCTAACTGGCAGTATGTAGGTCCTAATGGAGCTATGAAAGCTGGTGAAGGATTTACAATGAAAGGAACTGGTGCAACCGGAGAACAAAACTATGCTTTTGTAGGAAAGCCTAACAACGGGGATATTGACTTGCCTATTAATTCAGGGAACGATTACTTAATTGGTAATCCATATCCGAGTGCTTTAGATGCCCATGAATTTATTTTAGATAATCCTAACCTAGACGGTACCTTATACTTTTGGGAACACTGGGGTGGTGGTACGCATATCTTAGCTAGCTATCAAGGAGGTTATGCTATGTACAACTTCTCTGGTGGTGTATCTACTGCAACTTATGGTACCTCTAATCCTGACGTTAACCAAGGAGGAATTGCTACCAAGCGTCCAGAGCGTTTTATACCTGTTGCCCAAGGATTTTTTGTTTCTGGAATTACAAATGGTACTATTAAATTTAGAAACGACCAACGTCAATTTGTAACCGAATCTTCTGGAAACAGCTTGTTTGTTGCTGCTCCAGGAAGTGATGCTGGTAGCAATGCCTATGCAGACTATAACAACTATAACGATCCTAGACCTAAAATTAGATTGGGATTTGATAGTCCTAGCACCATCCACAGACAACTATTATTGACTATAGACCCTAATGCTAGTATGAACTATGATCATGCTTTTGACGGTGTGCAAATCGGTGTACAAATGGAAGATATGGCATTCATTTTAGGAAATAAGAATCTTAGTATTCAAGGAATAAATAACCTGGATGCTACTGTTGAATTGCCATTAATGGTAAAAATGCAAGCTGAAGGAACTATGAACATCAAGTTAGATGACATTAAAAATATAGATCCAACACAGCAAATATTTCTTAAAGATGCTGTTTTAGGAACATATACAGATTTGATGATTGGTATGTACACAAGTCCAAGGTTAGTTGCTGGAACAAACACAACACGTTATTCTATTGTGTTTAACAACCCTACTACGTTAAGTAATGAAGATGTAGCACTAGCAGAAAGTAATTTAGTGGTCTACACTCCTAATGGTATGGATACTTTAAATATTAAAAAAGGACAGGAAATCACTATTGAATCCATCGCTCTTACTAATATGTTAGGACAACAAGTACAAAATTGGGATGTTAGAAATCAAGACGGTATCATCACGGTGAGTACCCAAAATATAGCCCGCGGTAACTACATTGTAGTTATGGAAACTAATTACGGTATGCAGTCACGAAAAGTGATCATTCAGTAA
- a CDS encoding LacI family DNA-binding transcriptional regulator: protein MADLIKYSISTISKSLNHSEEIKSDTKFKIMEAVKELGYTDSKVSFPSNKTVVVMIPDIRNDFFAQDLIGLEDAATENNFKIIRGFSNGPYDQEVAYFICFKK from the coding sequence TTGGCAGATTTGATAAAATATTCGATTTCGACAATTTCTAAATCCTTGAACCACAGTGAAGAAATCAAGAGCGATACAAAGTTTAAGATTATGGAGGCTGTCAAAGAGCTAGGCTATACGGATTCCAAAGTATCCTTTCCCAGCAATAAAACAGTCGTTGTGATGATTCCAGACATAAGGAATGACTTTTTTGCTCAGGATTTAATTGGTTTAGAAGATGCTGCAACAGAGAATAACTTTAAAATCATCAGAGGCTTTTCAAATGGACCCTATGATCAAGAGGTCGCTTATTTTATCTGCTTTAAAAAATGA
- a CDS encoding LacI family transcriptional regulator: MIKRSLILSALKNETLVGFIIAAARQSQRIEKHEPFEELIDLGIPLVMFDSVIDELECDKIVNDHYQSGRRALECLLESGNRIICIALVLQVYQV; this comes from the coding sequence ATGATCAAGAGGTCGCTTATTTTATCTGCTTTAAAAAATGAAACCCTTGTGGGCTTTATAATTGCTGCCGCAAGGCAATCACAACGGATTGAAAAACACGAGCCTTTTGAAGAACTCATTGATTTAGGAATTCCATTAGTTATGTTTGATTCTGTAATTGATGAGTTGGAATGTGATAAAATAGTTAATGATCATTATCAATCTGGGCGGAGAGCGTTGGAGTGCTTGTTAGAAAGTGGTAATAGAATTATTTGTATCGCGCTAGTACTACAAGTCTATCAAGTGTAG
- a CDS encoding substrate-binding domain-containing protein → MSLFIALDQIAGVLALNKALQLHIKIPEALQLICYSNGLLSYYSFLKMSVIDQHSKEIGKEGVHQDDESH, encoded by the coding sequence TTGAGTCTATTTATAGCATTAGATCAAATAGCAGGAGTCTTAGCATTAAATAAAGCCCTCCAATTGCATATCAAAATACCAGAAGCACTACAGCTTATATGCTATTCCAATGGACTTTTATCTTATTATTCCTTTCTGAAAATGTCTGTGATTGATCAGCATTCTAAAGAAATAGGTAAGGAAGGCGTTCATCAGGATGATGAATCTCATTAA
- a CDS encoding START-like domain-containing protein, protein MQDPIKFELEFPIQASPTLLYQHIATPSGMSEWFADNVNSRGEYFRFIWDGQEEKAKILKRVSGERARFQWDYDEDTKKYFEIRIQVDEITKDVSLMISDFGDDEDEVEEQKMFWENQIGALKKVLGSR, encoded by the coding sequence ATGCAAGACCCAATCAAATTTGAACTTGAATTTCCAATTCAAGCATCACCGACTTTGTTATACCAACATATTGCAACGCCATCTGGAATGTCTGAGTGGTTTGCTGATAATGTAAATAGTCGAGGCGAATATTTCCGATTTATTTGGGACGGTCAAGAAGAGAAAGCAAAAATCCTTAAACGCGTCTCTGGTGAAAGAGCACGTTTTCAATGGGATTATGATGAGGACACTAAAAAATATTTTGAAATTAGAATTCAAGTAGATGAAATTACTAAAGATGTCTCTTTAATGATTTCAGACTTTGGTGATGATGAAGATGAGGTGGAAGAACAAAAAATGTTCTGGGAAAACCAAATAGGAGCACTAAAAAAAGTCTTAGGGTCTAGATAA
- a CDS encoding aminotransferase class IV → MVIINKEFLEEQNAVIPYDNRGTFYGDGVFETLRCYNGKALLFEEHYFRLMSSMRILRMDIPPFFTPEFLEESIHELLFKQGLHKNHARIRISVWRKSGGLYTPNDLSVNYSISSSILEDIFINVTNNEVDLFKDHFVYASMLSTLKTTNKAVNILAGIYASENDYDDLLLLNQNKMVVEAISGNVFLRKGDQIKTPPIDDGCLNGIMRTHIIKQLKKMLNYNFVEETITPFELQRADEIFTTNMIRGVQSITKYRKKSYTNETASELIESLNETFFD, encoded by the coding sequence ATGGTAATAATCAATAAAGAATTTTTAGAAGAACAAAATGCTGTTATCCCTTATGACAATAGAGGGACCTTTTATGGTGATGGGGTTTTTGAAACCTTGAGGTGTTATAACGGTAAGGCATTACTTTTTGAAGAACATTATTTTAGATTAATGTCTAGTATGCGCATTTTACGCATGGATATCCCACCATTTTTCACTCCAGAATTTCTGGAGGAGAGCATTCATGAGTTGCTTTTCAAGCAAGGATTACATAAAAATCACGCAAGGATAAGAATTAGTGTTTGGAGAAAATCAGGAGGTTTGTACACGCCAAATGACTTATCAGTAAACTACTCGATTTCTTCTTCTATTCTGGAGGATATTTTTATAAATGTGACAAATAATGAAGTCGATCTATTTAAAGATCATTTTGTTTACGCTTCCATGTTAAGCACTTTAAAGACTACCAATAAAGCAGTAAACATTCTTGCAGGGATTTATGCTAGCGAAAATGATTATGATGATTTATTATTGCTCAATCAAAATAAGATGGTTGTGGAAGCTATTTCAGGAAACGTGTTTTTACGTAAAGGAGATCAGATCAAAACGCCACCTATTGACGACGGTTGTTTGAATGGTATTATGAGAACTCATATTATCAAGCAACTTAAAAAGATGCTCAACTATAATTTTGTAGAGGAAACCATCACTCCTTTTGAATTACAAAGGGCAGATGAAATCTTTACTACCAACATGATCAGGGGTGTTCAAAGTATTACTAAGTACCGTAAAAAGAGTTATACTAACGAAACTGCAAGCGAGTTGATAGAATCACTTAACGAAACCTTTTTTGATTAG